The genomic DNA TTGGAAAGCTACAGGGTTTTCCGTTATACTTTCGAGGCATTAGCATGCAGGTGCTTCAACCATCAACCTTCAACCTGGTTATTACAACATTTTGTACTCGTACGGAGCAGTCAAGAATGTCTCTGTGTTCTCTATCGCCTGGATTCAGTTGTTGAAGGAATACGAAAAATTCAACAACGGTCGCATCTTATTCGGATCTTTCCCAGCAGCAACTACCCGATAAGTTGGAAGAGATgagtcgttaagccaagaagaagtatATGAAATATTGGATCATTCATTGCGTTTCAAATATCATTATTCAAATAGTGGGTATCGTCTCGTCGATGTCCTCGTCGGATGGCCCTATGAAAGGCGCTTTGTCTTTCGAATTTGAATTTGTCTTGAGACACCATCCACCAACAGGACCTCAGCCTTCTTGGCACTTTTCTCTGTGCTGGGCTTTTCATCCTACATACCTAAAACAAACTTCCAGCGCATCAAGGCAGGATAAATGGCTTGATCGAAAGAGTACCCCAACTATACCGCTTGATGGTTGTGCTTCAAATTTTCTGACCGATTTCAATGTCGagtctcgtgataaaaaaacattgtttaCTGAAAATACCTttacatttatatttttttgtattgattATTGCGACGGAAACAAATTTGAGCTTAATGTCCTGAACGGATTGTATCTGTCAGCGGTCAGCTACATCCTCCGAATCCCTCTATAATCATTTTACATTTAAACTTAACCTCATCAACTgtgttatttaaaacaaaaccccgctATTTGTGGGAGATAAATCTGAatctgaaaaaaaacacttttccttaACTTAACCAACCCAACAATTAACCACAGCTACACACAGAACGGTCTGCTACACATGCTGGACCGCAACAGGCGGATAAAATCGTGCCCGGAAAAGTTTCAGCTCTGCACGGAACGATTCGACGTGTTGGTAACGTGCGAGGAGCGAGTGTACGACCAGGTCTGATGCGAGGACAAGAAGTTAaggaaacgaaagaaaaaaaaattaaccctTTCTTCCTGCCTTCATCCGTATTTCGCAGGTGATAGAATTTATGGAATCGAAAACGCCTAGCTACAATCTACCTGTGCACGTGATCAACATCGACATACAGGACAACCACGAGGAGGCGACGGTCGGTGCATTTCTCATCTGTGATTTGATAACGATGGTAAGTAGAAGCGGCCCGGGGGCCCAAAGTCACCGGCTTTGGTGTAAGAGGTTTGCATACACAAATAAAGCACACTACAGTTAGAGAACGGAAAGCCTGTACACGTTTTATCTGTTGCTTGTTCGTTGTTTCGCTCGTTGAACGATACTGGCCGATGGAGAAATGCAACCCCGGTTCAACTGCTTGCACTCAATGCTTTTTTAAATCTACCATTGCGCTTCCGATACAATCTCCTTCCATTTCTCCTTCTCCACTTCCAGATGGCTCAAAGCGAAGACCTAGACAACGACATCGACGAGCTGTTGCACGATTTCGAGAACAAATGCCAGCGAAGTGTGCTGCACTGCGTGCAATTCTACTGAAAAGCAATGAAACCCGACAAcctcaaacaaaccaaacggaCGTTATCCGGCCTCCCAAAGTATCGTTTTACGTCAAGGATCTTTGTCTTTGAGCGCCTCACAGACACAGCCCCCCCCCAATTGTGCAGAATGCCACAATTACGGCTTGTGTATCGCCGTACGGATATTCATAATATTCAATGCGTTTTATGTTTGCTCCCAGAACGAATAATCATCCTGTTTTATTGTAAATTCTTTTTTCCTACTTTTGTGTACTATTCGATTGGAGAAATTATTCCTCCTGGTGTACAGAAAACCCATTTTTTGAATAGCCCATGCATTACAAGAACAAAGAATAGGCTAACTTAAAGAATTTTAAGGAGAAAGTTATCGATAAAATGTTCTAAGCTTATCCTTGCGCGAAAAAGCTAAAGATCTTGAGGCGTTTCTTCCACAGTGGCCAGattatcgtttttttcttcttctatcaGTTAACTGCCTTAAACCCGTCCTGGAATGAGTGGCGCTTTTAGTACTGAACGTAGAATTTGAGCAAAATTCTATCCGCTTTATTAAtctgtaaaaaaatatttaggTTACATGCGCAAAAAACGCCCTGCAGATCATCAGGAAGACTATCAGGACGGAGCAGCGCGAttatggtgttttgtttttatttcaccttACATACAATACGACGGAAAAATGTAGTAAAACgaatgctttattttttcccttttgttaACGCTCTAATGTTGATCCAAATGAACGTACTTCCGGCGGAGCTTTTCACGCTTTTCACGCTTCTGATGCTTCCATGGACGGCCGGCCAAAATAACACCATCCGTGGTGGTAAGCGTTTCCGCCGTACCCTGCTGTGGTGGACCCATGGGCCGCACGTTCGGGAAATCGCTGCGCCCTTGCACGAAACCGTGCATCGCTCGCTCCTTGAAGAACTGATCGTCGACGTCGGTGCTGGATTTTTTCAAGTTCATCTAGTGAGAAGTGGAACGAAATGTGGTTATAGTTAAGCGCTTTGAAATTGCTGTGAATTGAAATGCAAACGTACCTTCATCGCACGCTGCTGTCTGGGCGGCAGCAATTTGATGTCAGCCTCTTCCCGCTTCCGGGCGGGAAACCGATGGAACTCTTCCTGTGGGATACCGGGCGGTGCGTAGCAGTAGAGCAGCTTCCCGTTCACGTAGTCCTTCAGCACGTACCGTGAACCACGCGATTGATCGGGCTGCCCGTTAGCGGTCATAAAACCACGATTGTAAGCGAACGCCAGCAGCAGATCCTCGGAATGGGGCGGTCGGTTGGGATCTTCACCTTCGAGCGGTTTCGCAATCATAATACCGTACGTGTCCTCGAGTATGTGGCGTGGAATGAGCGTACAGAGCAGGTTGACCGGCGGCACGTGATCGCGCATTTGATCGATCGGCAGGATGCCGTTCAGTATCATGTCGGCTTTCGTGATGCAGAAGCTCGGCATCACCAGCCCGGGACAGTCGCAGAACATTAGCTCGCTGTCGACGTACAGCGTTTGGAAGTGTTTCGTTTTGCCCGGCGTTGCCGAAACCGATACCTTTTTCTCCAGAAACACGGCATTGATCGTACTGCTCTTGCCGACATTCGGGTAACCCACGAGCCCTACCGTCACGATGCCCTTCGTAACGCGTTCCGCACGGTGCAGCGTTTTGAAGAACGAAATCAGCTCCGCATTTGTCAGCAACTTCGGGCTGTTCTTTATGTCTCCTTCCGGTGCGTGTCTTTCCTGCTCTTCGCGGGTTAAATCTTCAATCTTCTCTTCAATTTTTTCCAGCGTCTTTTCCGCTTTATCTACGGACAGTTTTAGCTCTCCCAAACGCTCCTTTACCTCGCGTTCTTCCTCGTCCTCACGCTCATCCGCCGCAGCCTCCTCTTTTTCCAGCTCCTTTTTAGCTTCCTCCGCTGCGAGTACGGCCGAATAGAATGCCACCCGTACACCCTGGCCGTCAAAATATTTCGCCCAATGCACACGCTGCTCCGCCGTCAGAAAGTCGGACTTGTTGATCAGTATCAGGTTCATCTTGTTCGGGTCCACCTCCTTCACGTAACGCTCCAGATCTTCCGTGCGGAAAAGAAGCGGATTGCGTGCGTCCACAATCTGCACCACGATATCGCTACGCTCGACCACGCGCCACAGCTGGCGCCAGAAGTCGAGATTTTTCTCGTACGGCGTCATCAGCATATCTTGCTGCTCCTGCAGCGCTACCAGGCCACGGCGCCACTCGAGAAAGGAAGCATTTTCCGCTAGCAGTAGCTCTTCTGCCGTCGTTTCCTTGGTCCACTTTGGTCGACGGGGAATTTTGAGCAGATCCTTCATGTCGACCTGCTTCTTGATGATTTCCACCCGTTCGTTGGTGGTCAGCAGGCCCACCTTTGACTTGGGATTGACGTACGTGATGTTAAGCTTTTCGGCCTGAAACTCGGTGCCCGCTAGCTCGGCCGTGCGGAGAAACTCCTGGAACGAGGACTCCTCCGTGACGGATTGTAGGTTTAGGCGGCCCCAATCGTACCCGTCCTGTACTTCGGTCGTGTGTAGCTGGAAATGAGATGTTGAAGGAGGTTGTGAGAAACTTCTgcaaatggggaaaaaatagGAAGAACCTTACCATGCTACCATCGGCCACTGTTTTGCGATTTCCATGACCGAACCGATCTTTGATCAGTGATCGGCCCAGTTGATTCGCCTTCTTCTTGCCCATTTTACTCTGTTGGAACTTTTAAATATCACACGTATCTCTACTGAAACAACTTCATGCACGTAGATTGTAGATTTTACACTGCTTATCACGGTAAGAATTACAATATTATAAGGGTTTTAACACTATTTTCACTTGCAAATAGTCCGTGCCGTGGCCGACGATCTGAACACGTTCAGCACATGGgccagaaggaaaacaaacgaatgaCAGCTGGGAACAATGTTGCCAAACAAGGCCTATTTAAATGGAGTGcgataaaaattgaaaataaatataaataacttGAATCATTCCCGAGAAAATACAATTACACGAAAGCAaattattgctttatttttgtttttttttgttttttttttttcggaacaTTGGCAGCTCgcgataaaataaatattaaaattcgGGATCGTTATTTTCAGCACGTCTGGCAGCACTTCTCCAAACAGCTGTCATTTAGCAACGGCAGCCAGGCGCAAATATACCAACAAGCACATTCACGTTTTTTCCCTGCATCGCATATTccggcgaaacaaaaaaaaaacaaccccgtaGTACAAAAAGCGTTTTGAAAATCCGTCCCATTAATACAGCGCACAACGAACCGTACCACCATGTGGCCCGAGGTGTACGCAGTGAAGAGCGAAAATCGTCGCGAGCTTAAGCTTGCCGGCGCCAGCGTTTCGAAGCGAATTGCGGAAAACAGCGGCAGTCTGGATGACGCCATCTACCAGCTGTCCGCACTGAACCTGCTGGATGTGAGTGATACGGCGTTGGAAAAGATTTCACCACGCATCGACAACCTGAATCATCTGCAGTCGCTGCTACTGTATCGGAACAGGATTGCACAGGTTCCGGCAACGATCGGACAGCTGGGCGAGTTGAAGGTGCTGGATCTGTCCGGCAACAGGTTGACGAGCTTGCCGGCCGAGTTTGCAAAGCTCCACTCGCTGACGACACTGAACCTGTCGTTCAATCAGCTGAAAGCGATCGATTTGAGGGCGTTCGATAAGCTGAGTGTTTGCAATCTGTCCGGCAATGAGCTGACGGAAGTGCCACAGTTTTATCTCGGCGAGACGCACCATCTAACGGAGGTAATGGATGCACAGAATCATATTTTTCCTAGGAAATTATTATAAAGTGTTCTTGTATCGTTTGTAGGTTAATTTGGAGAAGAACGGCATCGTCGTTCTGCCGGAAGAACTTACACAGCAACAGATCTTGCGTGTGCTGAACGTGGGGGAGAATAAAATCGAACATGTCCCAAAGTATATAACCAAATGTGTAAAGCTGAAGGGTAAGTCGGAACATTTCATCGGCTGTAACAGTTTTAAAACTATGTTATtgcaacctttttttctccagaGATTAACCTCAAAGGCAACCCGCTGAAGGATAAGCGTCTGCTAAAGCTGGTCGACCAGTGCCGCAGCAAACAGGTGCTCGATTATGTCGAGAAGAATGGTTTTGTTCCACCGAAAACGCCAGCCAAAGAGACCACCCCGCCCAACGGGCAGCACTCCACTGGGACACAGGAACCATCACCCACCGTCCCGGAGGAAAACATCCAGCTGAAAATAATGATCCACAAAGCGACAGAAAACACACCGAAGGTAACGTTCACACGGGAAGCCCGTTCGAACCGTCCGCACATTCTGCTCTGCATCGTCCGCAACTTCCCCGTGACCGATATGAAAAAGTTCCTCCAGCTCCAAAACGCACTACACGACAACGAATGTGGCCGTCGGGAGCTGGCCACGATTGCAACACACGATCTGGCCAAGGTGAAAGGCTCCCTTCGGTACCATGCGGCGCCACCGGGCGAGATTCAAATCACAGCACTGGGCGCGGCGGCACAGGGTAAAGTGACGGCCGAGAAGTATTACGCCGATCTGTGCCACCAGGCGGACCAGCTGCGGAAGGAAAAGAAGCGCAACACGTACTCCGGTGTGCACAAGTACATAACGCTGCTGACGGGCAAGGAACTGTTTGCGTATCTGAGCGACGAGGAAAAGGTCATCAGTTTGCCACCGCTGACCAACTGTGATGAGACGAAAGTATCGTCCACCAGCACGGACCTGCTGGTGGAGGTGACGAGCAGCGTCGGGCATGGACCTTGCGTACGGGTGATGAACGCACTGCTGGAGCGCATGCTGCTGATGGAGGTGGAGGTTGTTGTCGGTGATACCGTGCCGTCCTCGCCGGCCAATGTCCATGTGTACAAACCgggagagaagaagaaaaaatcgaaaccagCTGCCAAAGAGCCAGCAAAGGTTTGCTATAATCGGTCCGCTACGCTAACGGTCGAACAGGTCCAGCTGTATGATGCCGAGGGCCAGCTTCATTCGGTGTTTCCCGGTAAGGGTGATTTGCAGGGGAACGCAGCGGCAGGGATTTTCGTAGAAATGGTCTAGGAATGGTGGTGGCCAGCGTGCCGCCTTCCTTTAGAATGTTtagtttgctttatttatacgATATGCGGCTACCATGAACTGTTGTGCGACTAGATCGGCGAAAGTAGGTGTACTTTATGAACTCGAACAGGTGAAAGCGATAAGTGTTCCTTCGTTTGAAAACTAACTTTCTAAATTCGTGAAATAATTCCTTAAACTTTTGAAGCAAAAGTTGGACAAATGTACCGATGGGGTGAAGTAAGGATAACtttgaaataaaacgaaaCTAATGAATTcaaaagacgacacaataacCGTGAACTTCTGGACTGTGTCCGTGAGCATTCAGATTCGTGCAAGCTGTTTACGAATCGGTCAATTGTAGTCTGAGTTCAAAAATCCTGTTAACAAGGACTATGTTCCATGGACATTGTCCAAAGCTGTCGAAATCCTCGTAGCAGAGAGGAGATGCTCAGGATCTTGATCTTGAAGATGATGATTTAGGATTTACGTCCtcgttaattttttttaggcCTTTCTAATGGTCTGTGGccttgatgcgtccgccagaaaaACCAGGAAACCAGCTTGGCAAACGATGATGTTCCATCATATTTATTTGCTGTGTTACCAGCTTTATAATCAGTTATTAAAAAGCTGCCCTCGGTCTCTATCTTGGGATTTCTACCCTTTCTCTTGTAATTCATCAATATTTTCCATACCAAACCAAATCCTCCCTCCGTAGCTCCTTAGGCGACTTTTTGAATTCAGCAAACGGTCGACATAGTCGAcataaatcgatcgaaatgacAGCACACCCCACTGACAGCTCACTTTGTTTGTGGCTTTGTTTTGGTGCTGCACGCGCGAGACCGCATCGCTGTGTACACGGTCCCGCAACAGGAAGTGTTTCCGCGTGTATTTAGTACGATTTTAAGACGCAAATTCCCTATTTAACGTTGCAGCGATCATGTCCGAACCAAGCTCCAAGGATACCGTGCTGAAAACTGCAATGATTTACGTGTGTGGCGGTAAGTCGCAGCCGGTGTTGAAACCACCATGATGCTGTTTGCGGTAACACGGGGTGTCGTTTTCTATTCCAGAATGTCACCACGAGAATGAAATGCGCCCCAGAGATCCGATCCGTTGCCGGGAGTGTGGATATCGTATCATGTACAAGAAGCGTACAAAGCGACGTAAGTGGAATGGTTCGATTGGTATGGAAAGGGGGAAGACTTAttaagcctttttttgtttgttcattcCCATCAGTTATCGTCTTCGATGCCAGATAGAGGGGACAGCGAGGAGCGTAttgtaaaaaacaaacccccaacACAAACTATTCTACTACTATTAATAGTTCGGAAACATATACAACCCTAATAAACCAATAACTGCTGTGTATACATTTCTCTCCTTTATTCTCACTCACTCCCGATCGTATTTTGTATTTGATTTTCCCGTgtactctctctca from Anopheles stephensi strain Indian chromosome 2, UCI_ANSTEP_V1.0, whole genome shotgun sequence includes the following:
- the LOC118507256 gene encoding large subunit GTPase 1 homolog; this encodes MGKKKANQLGRSLIKDRFGHGNRKTVADGSMLHTTEVQDGYDWGRLNLQSVTEESSFQEFLRTAELAGTEFQAEKLNITYVNPKSKVGLLTTNERVEIIKKQVDMKDLLKIPRRPKWTKETTAEELLLAENASFLEWRRGLVALQEQQDMLMTPYEKNLDFWRQLWRVVERSDIVVQIVDARNPLLFRTEDLERYVKEVDPNKMNLILINKSDFLTAEQRVHWAKYFDGQGVRVAFYSAVLAAEEAKKELEKEEAAADEREDEEEREVKERLGELKLSVDKAEKTLEKIEEKIEDLTREEQERHAPEGDIKNSPKLLTNAELISFFKTLHRAERVTKGIVTVGLVGYPNVGKSSTINAVFLEKKVSVSATPGKTKHFQTLYVDSELMFCDCPGLVMPSFCITKADMILNGILPIDQMRDHVPPVNLLCTLIPRHILEDTYGIMIAKPLEGEDPNRPPHSEDLLLAFAYNRGFMTANGQPDQSRGSRYVLKDYVNGKLLYCYAPPGIPQEEFHRFPARKREEADIKLLPPRQQRAMKMNLKKSSTDVDDQFFKERAMHGFVQGRSDFPNVRPMGPPQQGTAETLTTTDGVILAGRPWKHQKREKREKLRRKYVHLDQH
- the LOC118507331 gene encoding RNA polymerase II subunit A C-terminal domain phosphatase SSU72; the protein is MSQTYVSPLSIAVICSSNMNRSMEAHGFLAKKRFKVRSFGTGDKVKLPGTAADRPNVYEFGTTYDDIYNDLATKDKQYYTQNGLLHMLDRNRRIKSCPEKFQLCTERFDVLVTCEERVYDQVIEFMESKTPSYNLPVHVINIDIQDNHEEATVGAFLICDLITMMAQSEDLDNDIDELLHDFENKCQRSVLHCVQFY
- the LOC118507268 gene encoding leucine-rich repeat-containing protein 47-like, which translates into the protein MWPEVYAVKSENRRELKLAGASVSKRIAENSGSLDDAIYQLSALNLLDVSDTALEKISPRIDNLNHLQSLLLYRNRIAQVPATIGQLGELKVLDLSGNRLTSLPAEFAKLHSLTTLNLSFNQLKAIDLRAFDKLSVCNLSGNELTEVPQFYLGETHHLTEVNLEKNGIVVLPEELTQQQILRVLNVGENKIEHVPKYITKCVKLKEINLKGNPLKDKRLLKLVDQCRSKQVLDYVEKNGFVPPKTPAKETTPPNGQHSTGTQEPSPTVPEENIQLKIMIHKATENTPKVTFTREARSNRPHILLCIVRNFPVTDMKKFLQLQNALHDNECGRRELATIATHDLAKVKGSLRYHAAPPGEIQITALGAAAQGKVTAEKYYADLCHQADQLRKEKKRNTYSGVHKYITLLTGKELFAYLSDEEKVISLPPLTNCDETKVSSTSTDLLVEVTSSVGHGPCVRVMNALLERMLLMEVEVVVGDTVPSSPANVHVYKPGEKKKKSKPAAKEPAKVCYNRSATLTVEQVQLYDAEGQLHSVFPGKGDLQGNAAAGIFVEMV
- the LOC118507341 gene encoding DNA-directed RNA polymerases I, II, and III subunit RPABC4 is translated as MSEPSSKDTVLKTAMIYVCGECHHENEMRPRDPIRCRECGYRIMYKKRTKRLIVFDAR